A stretch of Thermococcus bergensis DNA encodes these proteins:
- a CDS encoding NAD(+) kinase has product MKFGIAARRDREEALKLAYRVYDFLKVSGYEVYVDEEAHENFPHFSPEDVIPLEKMDVDMMIVIGGDGTVLRVEHKTTRDIPILAINMGTLGFLAEVEPAETFFAISRVLEGDYFIDERMKLRTFVEGFNNIPDALNEVAVLTGIPGKITHLKYYIDGELAEEIRADGLIVSTPTGSTAYALAAGGPLVDPRLHAIILVPLAPVALTARPLVVPDRSSIEIEVLTDRDVILAVDGQFYTQLPPHLRIRVEKSPRKTKFVRFSKRIYPKYTLKIKKKF; this is encoded by the coding sequence ATGAAGTTTGGAATCGCCGCTCGAAGGGATCGGGAAGAGGCTTTGAAGCTTGCTTACAGAGTGTATGACTTTCTCAAGGTAAGTGGTTACGAGGTTTACGTTGATGAAGAAGCCCATGAGAATTTTCCACATTTTTCTCCTGAAGATGTAATTCCCCTTGAGAAAATGGATGTTGACATGATGATAGTAATTGGAGGAGATGGGACTGTTCTGAGAGTTGAGCATAAAACCACCAGAGATATTCCCATTCTGGCAATAAATATGGGTACTTTGGGTTTTTTGGCAGAGGTTGAACCTGCTGAAACTTTTTTTGCAATTTCGAGGGTTCTTGAGGGCGATTACTTTATAGATGAGAGGATGAAACTCAGGACTTTTGTTGAAGGCTTTAACAACATACCCGATGCACTTAACGAAGTTGCAGTTTTAACGGGAATTCCGGGCAAGATAACTCATCTCAAGTACTACATCGACGGAGAGCTTGCCGAGGAGATAAGGGCCGATGGGCTTATAGTGTCAACACCTACTGGCTCAACGGCTTATGCCCTCGCAGCTGGCGGCCCTTTAGTTGATCCTCGCCTGCATGCTATTATTCTTGTCCCGTTGGCTCCCGTTGCCCTTACCGCAAGGCCCCTCGTTGTTCCGGACCGTTCCTCAATCGAGATAGAGGTGCTGACGGACAGGGATGTTATCCTTGCCGTCGATGGGCAGTTCTACACCCAGCTACCTCCGCATTTGAGAATAAGGGTTGAGAAATCCCCAAGGAAGACGAAGTTTGTGAGGTTCTCGAAGAGAATCTATCCAAAATACACCCTAAAGATAAAGAAGAAGTTTTAG
- a CDS encoding DUF835 domain-containing protein, which produces MGIGVFLPIVLYDVTLLFAVGYVWLFFLKRWNRYTAELKPVIQKAAIFLSIALLGRFIDLVTDFYSSVYQEGILTLLYGISILGVIYTMVSYVQTLEKSYIPITKASASGPQIENGMHGAYIVSGSKERLTEITKLLKERTSPALIFTRSPEFYHSLSEFATTVWITGATDTGISPTKLHVIQDMAIQFAKEAKGAVIVIDCIEYLLLYNDFPSIFKFLASLKDHLLMLNASLIVTVDENAIDQKEYRLLLNEFEPL; this is translated from the coding sequence GTGGGAATAGGAGTGTTCCTCCCAATTGTCCTTTATGATGTGACTCTTCTCTTTGCAGTGGGTTATGTGTGGTTGTTCTTCCTCAAGCGCTGGAACCGCTATACTGCGGAGCTAAAACCGGTAATACAGAAGGCTGCGATATTTCTATCCATAGCTCTTCTCGGTCGTTTTATTGATCTCGTAACTGACTTTTATTCTTCTGTTTATCAGGAGGGGATTTTAACACTCTTATACGGGATTTCGATCTTAGGAGTGATATATACCATGGTTTCCTACGTACAGACCCTAGAAAAGTCCTACATCCCAATAACTAAAGCTTCAGCTTCTGGCCCTCAAATCGAGAATGGAATGCATGGAGCTTATATCGTCTCTGGCTCCAAAGAGAGACTCACAGAGATAACAAAGCTTCTTAAGGAAAGGACGTCTCCCGCATTGATATTCACACGCTCACCTGAGTTCTACCACAGTTTAAGTGAGTTTGCCACAACCGTCTGGATTACTGGGGCCACTGACACCGGAATCTCACCAACGAAGCTCCATGTTATACAGGATATGGCTATACAATTTGCGAAAGAAGCTAAAGGTGCCGTTATTGTAATAGACTGTATCGAATACCTCCTCCTGTACAATGATTTTCCAAGCATCTTTAAGTTCCTAGCCAGCCTTAAAGACCACCTTCTTATGCTCAACGCCTCCTTAATTGTGACCGTTGACGAAAATGCCATCGACCAAAAGGAATACCGCCTCCTCCTCAACGAATTTGAGCCCCTCTAA
- a CDS encoding bifunctional N(6)-L-threonylcarbamoyladenine synthase/serine/threonine protein kinase: protein MIALGIEGTAHTLGIGIVTEDKVLANVFDTLTTEKGGIHPKEAAEHHARLLKPLLKKALREAKINIEDVDVIAFSQGPGLGPALRVVATAARALAIKYNKPIVGVNHCIAHVEITKMFGIKDPVGLYVSGGNTQVLALEGGRYRVFGETLDIGIGNAIDTFARELGLGFPGGPKIEKLAQRGEKYIELPYAVKGMDLSFSGILTEAVRKYKTGRYRVEDLAYSFQETAFAALVEVTERAVAHTGKEEVVLVGGVAANNRLREMLKIMCEDRGVKFFVPPYDLCRDNGAMIAYTGLRMFKAGIKFDLEKTVVKQKFRTDEVEVTWE from the coding sequence ATGATAGCGTTAGGAATTGAGGGGACTGCACACACACTTGGCATAGGGATTGTGACGGAAGATAAGGTTCTCGCCAACGTATTTGATACTCTAACAACCGAAAAAGGTGGCATACACCCAAAGGAAGCCGCTGAACACCACGCAAGGCTCTTAAAGCCCCTTTTGAAAAAAGCCCTTAGAGAGGCTAAAATCAACATTGAAGATGTTGACGTAATTGCTTTTTCTCAAGGGCCAGGACTGGGGCCGGCTTTGAGGGTTGTGGCAACAGCCGCGAGGGCTTTGGCTATAAAATACAACAAACCCATTGTCGGGGTCAACCACTGCATCGCCCACGTGGAAATTACGAAGATGTTTGGAATAAAAGACCCGGTTGGCCTCTACGTAAGCGGGGGCAATACTCAGGTTCTTGCATTAGAAGGCGGTAGGTACAGAGTATTTGGGGAAACCCTCGACATAGGCATAGGCAACGCCATAGACACCTTTGCCAGAGAGCTCGGCCTTGGGTTCCCGGGCGGCCCAAAGATAGAAAAGCTCGCTCAGAGAGGGGAAAAATATATTGAACTCCCCTATGCAGTTAAGGGCATGGATCTAAGCTTTTCTGGAATTTTAACGGAGGCAGTTAGAAAATACAAGACCGGGAGGTACAGAGTTGAGGATTTAGCGTATTCCTTCCAGGAAACGGCTTTTGCCGCTTTGGTTGAGGTTACCGAAAGGGCTGTGGCCCACACAGGTAAGGAAGAAGTAGTCCTTGTGGGAGGAGTAGCAGCAAACAACCGCCTGAGAGAGATGCTCAAGATAATGTGCGAAGACAGAGGCGTGAAGTTCTTTGTGCCGCCTTATGACTTGTGCAGGGATAACGGAGCGATGATAGCCTACACCGGCTTAAGGATGTTCAAAGCAGGCATAAAGTTCGACCTTGAAAAAACAGTAGTCAAGCAGAAGTTTAGGACCGACGAGGTGGAGGTAACGTGGGAATAG